In Oryza sativa Japonica Group chromosome 8, ASM3414082v1, the sequence GCCTGACATCCATTATATTGTGCTATATGAGAATGTCATAAAAACGCCATGTTTTGCTGTTCCCTCGTTCACAAAAATACAGGTACAAGAAATGGCAGCCATGTGCCCATGTCAATTCGGAGTTGCATCAGGCCTCTTTTATTACTCCTAGCTTAATGCCAGGTCAAACGTTGGTTGCGTTCCTCAAATCAGATCAAGGAATTACATCAAAGGCCTCACAGTCAAGTTCCTCTTCCACAGCAACTAGAGGTGCTTAAAGGGTAGAGTATTTCTAAATAATAAAGCATCTTTATAAGCTTCCTTTTCTCCAATGCAAGCACCTTTTCATGAGTGCTCAACTGGTTGCAAGAACAATTAATCAGGGATGGTTATAAGCTTAAGCAGCTGCTAAGCACCAATGCAGTAATCTTCCAAtccaattttaaaaatattcaaTATGAAGTCTTCAAAGTTTTTAATCGAAGTTTTCAATTTGAAATATAAAACCTTTATGTTCAGTAACTTTCAAGTTGATACTTTctattcaaactttcaatttgaaTAGCAAAAACTTTATGATCTAAAACTTTCAACGGCAATCTCAAAAACTTTATCGTCAAAACGTTTGAATCATAATTCATCCAATTTTAACCCATTCAAAACTTTTACTTATAACTTTTCACTCTCAACTCAAGTCTCCTAAAGTTTCACTCATGACATCAAACATTTTGCCCAAATGAACAAACTTTTAtctcaaataataaaaaactTTCAATCCAGGGATGAGGTCAGCTTGTGGCCAGGTCTGAGGAAGAAAGAGGTGCAAGGCCTCATCGATGTCACGGGGATTAGGCCTAGGGGCTTGTTAGTAAGGAGGAAGAAAGGTACTTTGAGCTCATAGGGGAGTAGGGAGAGGGGTATGGGCGGCATGCCAAGGAGGAAGAATGTGACTCGAGGCTCACTTACACTAAGACAAGGAGGATGAAAGAGTGGTACAACATGATGATTTGACAACAACATATTTATGTGTAAGTAAGTTCGCGTGTCAATACAATTGGGTGACTGTTGGAATAAGTCTTTTCGCCATGTTGACAGGCGAAACGATTTTGTGCACCAACAAGTTATGAGTACTACTTTGTGTAAGGGTATGATAACCAATGGCACAACTTTCCTCATATGATCACCAAAACAAAGTACAAGAGTGCTAGGGCAAGGTTAGGAATACAAAATTAGAGAGCATGAAAAGACATAGCATTAACAAACCAAATCTGATATGGTACATGTGTGTGAGGTGGGCACAAAATGATCTTTTTGCTATGCATGACTAGGAAATCCATTGgaacaaacaatattttcaacaaaACCCAATAGGATTCCTAGTAGGCTCTTCGAGACGTAGGGTGGAGAAAATGGAGGAATGGTAAGAATATATGATGactttgataggaatgtaagtgtaaaacagtgGATGACATGAATGcaagtgcaaaaaaaaagattgcaaaagaaaaaaaaaatctatgagtGATTGTTTGATTAGATTTCATGAAAAATGCAAAAATCAAATGAGAGAGGTGGACTAGaagtgaaaattttcaaaaggttagagctcttgctaacttttcttCAAAATTTATATGCACTAAACCATCCCTTAGGAATTTTGGAGCCCCATTGAATTGGAGGATTCAATTTCCAAAGAAAATTTTCCCATGGAAAGCTTTTGATTCATAGGAAAAggattaaaaaaatttcataagaCCTTCATATGGCTCAATTTCATAGGGAAATAAGCCAAGAAATCCAACCTCTCGGGAACTATAATTTGCTTTGTTTATTTCCTATGATGGTATTAAAGGGACCTTCTTGAGCTTTCCCGTGTTTTCTATTCATGTAGGATTAGAGAAACATGTTACTTTAATTTCTACGGTTTTCCTATCACACGTTTCAAAGGAGTCACTTTAATTTTTTCCTACAAGTTGTTTGGCACCAACAAAAATGTTATAATCTTTTAGAATGGTTCCCATTCCTCCAATTTCACAACCAACAAAAGCTGAAGGAAAACAAAATCCTTCACACCgtttttttctaatatacttaattaatcatgtttcAAAATTTGTATGTTTTCAATTCCATAGTCATTTATTTTGTGCTCtcgtattttttttctgtttatgtATTTTTAGTCCTTTGTTCCAAATAATGAGACTATGGAATTTTGAAACAATTTGGAATGCAGATTCTGAGAAAACGAACCAACAAGAGAGAGACGTGTCGCAGACGCTCCATATCTCAACCGCTTCCATcctgggtcccacctgtcagctagCCACACCCTTGATAAATACCCGTGAAACCCAGGATCCCGTGGGTAACTCCCCACCTTAAACCCCAGACACCCTCAAAAACCCTAATCccctccctcccgccgccgccgccgccgccgccgccatgggctCCGCCTCCGCTTCCTCGCTCCCGGCCTCCGCCGGCTTCGGCGAGAACCTGGTCCTCATCCTCGACTTCGGCTCGCAGTACACCCACCTCATCACCCGCCGCGTCCGCCAGCTGGGGGTCCTCTCCCTCTGCGTCTCCGGCACGGCGCCGCTCGCCTCGCTCGCGGGCCTCCgcccccgcgccgtcgtcctctccggGGGGCCCCACTCCGTACACGCCTCGGGGGCGCCCACGTTCCCCGAGGGGTTCCTCGagttcgccgccggcgcgggcgccCACGTCCTCGGCGTCTGCTACGGGATGCAGCTCCTCGTGCAGTccctcggcggcgccgtcgaggcCGGCGAGAAGCAGGAGTACGGGAAGATGGAGGTGGAGGTAACCGCCCGCTCCTCGGCGCTGTACGGGGAGGGGGAGGTCGGGAAGCGCCAGACGGTGTGGATGAGCCACGGGGATGAGGTGGTGAGGCTGCCGGAGGGGTTCGAGGTGGTGGCGCGCAGCGTGCAGGGTGCCGTCGCTGCCGTCGAGAACCGTGAGAAGCGCTTCTATGGGCTTCAGTATCACCCTGAGGTAGCGACCGTTACGATTCTTACACACATTTTTCAATTGGTGTTATCTAAATCAATCAACAAATTCAATTGCATTTATTAGTCGTTCTTGGAATATcatctctttgttgaaatgtgCATTTTGTATTTGGATTGATGTTATCTAAATTAACCAGCAAATTcaattgcatttatcactctttctcggAAAATTATCTTTGTTGAAATGTGCATTTTGTATTTCGGTCGATGTTGTCTAGATTAACCAACAAATTCAATTGCAATTattagttctctttgttgaaatgtgCATTTTGTGGAGCATATAAGATGTAAATTTTGTGGGAAACTGATTGGTTATTGACGATTGATTATTATTTAGTTTTGAAGGTCAATTTTTGTTTTGACCTTTTGGATAGTGGGTCTTCTTTTCCTGAAATAGCTGGGTATCCTTTGGGGAAGGAAAATAGTCAGTTATATCTAAACTTCCACAATATGAAAAGGTGAAATAGCTGGGTATCTTTTGGGGCCATAATATGAAAAAGTGAAATAGCTGGGTATCCTTTGGTGTAAGGAAGGTTGTTAGTTCCACAATATGAAAAACTGCAACTTTAGAACGACTGTGATTGCGCTACAACTTTAAATTTTGCTTTGTTTCGTATTTCCTGAATTAACCTGGATGCTTTCTGCTTATCTAGATCTTGTGCTAAGTTTTATAATGCAACTGCTGTATATGGTGCTGATGTTTTCTGCACAGAGTAAAATAAATTTGTGTTTGGGGCTTAGcatactgttgattgtgtgttcacTTGATTGGGATTTATTATTATGCACTCAATTTGGTTCTTTTGTagttggcatgcatgcatggcaaaCATGTTGTTAAACTGTTTACACCAAAGCATGGTTATGACGAAGTATTAATTTAAACTGTTTACACCGAAGCATGGTTATGACGAACTATTCATTCTTTTCATTATACAAGGTGACACATTCACCCCAAGGAATGGAAACACTGCGGCGCTTCCTTTTTGATGTTTGTGGGATAAAAGCTGATTGGAAGATGCAAGATGTGCTGGATGAAGAAATTAGGACAATCCAAAGCATGGTTGGGCCTGATGAACATGTGATTTGTGCTTTATCTGGTGGAGTTGATTCAACTGTTGCTGCCACTCTGGTTCACAAGGCAATAGGGGATAGACTTCACTGTGTTTTTGTTGACAATGGCCTATTAAGGTAGTCCTTGTTTCATTATGTTATTTAGTGATAACATTTTCAGAATCAGTATGCAATGGAACTGACATAAGACCCCTTGTACAGATACAATGAGAGGGAACGGGTAATGTTAACCTTTGAAAGTGACTTGCACCTTCCCGTCACATGTGTTGATGCATCTGAGCAATTTCTTAGCAAGCTAAAGGGTGTCAAAGATCCAGAAATGAAGAGAAAGATAATTGGAAGGGAATTCATAGCAGTTTTTGATGATTTTGCTCACAAATTAGAACAGAAGATAGGAAAAAGACCTGGATATTTAGTTCAAGGGACACTGTACCCTGATGTGATTGAATCATGCCCACCTCCTGGAAGCGGAAGGACACATTCTCATACCATCAAAAGCCATCACAATGTTGGTGGTCTTCCAAAAGATATGAAGTTAAAGCTAATTGAACCACTCAAGCTCTTATTTAAGGATGAGGTCTCATTGAAATTTATTTACATAATATCTCTCCATTTTTATCCTTTGCATGATCTTGTGCAATAAAATTTACATAAATTACATTTTGATGGAAAGATTCTGATAAGTAAATTTCAAACATATTTTTCTATTCCAAAAGGTACGGAAGTTGGGGAGTATTTTAAATGTCCCAGAGTCATTCTTGAAGCGACACCCATTTCCTGGGCCTGGTCTTGCTGTACGTGTCCTAGGTGATGTTACAGAAGGCAATGCTTTGGAGGTTCTTCGTCAGGTTTGAAGCCTTTCAAACTGTTGAAAAATCACTACATCAGCTTTGGTATATGATGTTAATTCGCATTGTCATTTATTTGTCAGGTTGATGAAATATTTGTTCAAGCCATTAAAGATGCAGGTCTCTATGATATAATTTGGCAAGCATTTGCTGTGTTTTTGCCTGTACAAACAGTGGGAGTTCAGGGTGACCAGAGAACTCACTCCAATGCAGTTGCTTTGAGGGCAATTACTAGTGAGGATGGCATGACTGCAGATTGGTATGTAACACTGACGTTCTGGCTCTTACACCCACTTGCAATTTGTTGATTGTCGCAGCCTTCGTTGTGCCATTTTGCAGCAGTTTCTTGTGGTTCGACAGATATGTTATATACATTGCACAGTTCACAATAGGATACTTGTGAATTGAATCATGCCCACCTTCCAGTAGTTTGAATGATGAGATGATAGTTCAGCATTCACCTTTATACCCTTGCCTATTGCCTTCTTGATCATTTATGTTAATAATTTGCTGCTTCATTTTTCA encodes:
- the LOC4345281 gene encoding uncharacterized protein, producing the protein MGSASASSLPASAGFGENLVLILDFGSQYTHLITRRVRQLGVLSLCVSGTAPLASLAGLRPRAVVLSGGPHSVHASGAPTFPEGFLEFAAGAGAHVLGVCYGMQLLVQSLGGAVEAGEKQEYGKMEVEVTARSSALYGEGEVGKRQTVWMSHGDEVVRLPEGFEVVARSVQGAVAAVENREKRFYGLQYHPEVTHSPQGMETLRRFLFDVCGIKADWKMQDVLDEEIRTIQSMVGPDEHVICALSGGVDSTVAATLVHKAIGDRLHCVFVDNGLLRYNERERVMLTFESDLHLPVTCVDASEQFLSKLKGVKDPEMKRKIIGREFIAVFDDFAHKLEQKIGKRPGYLVQGTLYPDVIESCPPPGSGRTHSHTIKSHHNVGGLPKDMKLKLIEPLKLLFKDEVRKLGSILNVPESFLKRHPFPGPGLAVRVLGDVTEGNALEVLRQVDEIFVQAIKDAGLYDIIWQAFAVFLPVQTVGVQGDQRTHSNAVALRAITSEDGMTADWYYFEREFLVDVVNKICNNVRGVNRVVQDITQKPPATVEWE